From the genome of Gracilibacillus salitolerans, one region includes:
- the ytpR gene encoding YtpR family tRNA-binding protein, with protein sequence MFVYYNQKGVGDVLLFPVKNSEKVTFESFGDVVRIIDEKTNEVVGYNVFRASNYFTDLSDGKIKVTEELFAEMKKAFEQNNLKEPLDLDLSPKFVVGYVSEIQPHENADKLRVCQVDVGNDQLQIVCGAPNVDQGQKVVVAKVGAIMPSGLEIKPTKLRDVDSYGMICSQKELGLPNAPKEKGIYVLPADKEVGTEFQF encoded by the coding sequence ATGTTTGTTTACTATAATCAAAAAGGTGTTGGAGATGTACTACTTTTTCCCGTTAAAAATAGTGAAAAAGTAACATTTGAATCATTTGGAGATGTTGTGAGGATTATCGATGAAAAAACAAATGAGGTTGTAGGATACAATGTTTTCCGTGCATCTAACTACTTCACTGATTTGTCAGACGGAAAAATTAAAGTAACAGAAGAACTTTTTGCAGAAATGAAAAAAGCCTTTGAACAAAATAACCTGAAAGAACCATTAGATTTAGATTTATCGCCTAAATTTGTTGTAGGTTATGTAAGTGAGATCCAACCACATGAGAATGCGGACAAATTACGCGTCTGTCAGGTTGATGTCGGCAATGATCAATTACAAATTGTCTGTGGTGCACCAAATGTAGACCAGGGACAGAAAGTTGTCGTTGCAAAAGTAGGTGCAATTATGCCAAGCGGGTTGGAAATTAAACCGACGAAACTAAGAGATGTAGACTCTTATGGAATGATTTGTTCACAGAAAGAATTAGGTCTGCCAAACGCACCAAAAGAAAAAGGAATTTATGTTTTACCAGCTGATAAAGAAGTAGGTACTGAGTTTCAATTTTAG